In one Alnus glutinosa chromosome 14, dhAlnGlut1.1, whole genome shotgun sequence genomic region, the following are encoded:
- the LOC133858154 gene encoding beta-galactosidase-like, protein MGLRVLGGNMVRPDILMLLLLFSLVSSAAASVTYDHRAIMINGQRRILISGSIHYPRSTPEMWPDLIQKAKEGGLDVIQTYVFWNGHEPSQGKYYFEDRYDLVKFIKLVQQAGLYVHLRIGPYICAEWNFGGFPVWLKYVPGISFRTDNGPFKAAMQKFTEKIVSMMKAEKLFETQGGPIILSQIENEYGPVEWEIKDPGKAYTKWAAQMAVGLDTGVPWIMCKQEDAPDPVIDTCNGFYCENFKPNKDYKPKMWTENWTGWYTEFGGPVPHRPAEDLALSVVRFIQNGGSFVNYYMYHGGTNFGRTAGGPFIATSYDYDAPIDEYGLPREPKWGHLRDLHKAIKLCESALVSVDPTVTSLGNNQEAHVFKSKSGACSAFLANYDTKSSAKVSFGNAQYDLPPWSISILPDCKTAVYNTARLGAQSSQIKMTPVNSAFPWQSYNEETASADDDDATTMNGLWEQVNVTRDVTDYLWYMTDINIDPGEGFLKNGQSPLLTIYSAGHALHVFINGQLSGTVYGGLENPKLTFSDYIKLGAGINKISLLSVAVGLPNVGLHFETWNAGVLGPVTLKGLNEGTKDLSRQKWSYKIGMKGEALSLHTVSGSSSVEWVEGSVLARKQPLTWYKTTFSAPGGNEPLALDMNSMGKGQIWINGQSIGRHWPAYTAHGGCGDCSYAGTYNDKKCRTNCGEASQRWYHVPRSWLNPSANLLVVFDEWGGDPTGISLVKRKTGSVCADIFEGQPTMKNWGMLTSGKVNRPKAHLWCPPGQKISQIKFASYGLPQGTCGSFREGSCHAHKSYDAAEKNCIGQQSCSVTVAPEVFGGDPCPGNTKKLSIEAVCS, encoded by the exons ATGGGTTTAAGAGTTTTGGGGGGGAACATGGTGAGACCGGACATTTTGATGTTATTGCTACtgttttctttggtttcttCTGCTGCAGCTTCTGTGACTTATGACCACAGAGCTATTATGATTAATGGGCAGAGAAGGATTCTAATTTCTGGGTCCATTCACTATCCAAGAAGCACTCCCGAG ATGTGGCCTGATCTTATACAAAAGGCCAAAGAAGGAGGTTTGGATGTCATACAGACGTATGTGTTTTGGAATGGGCATGAGCCTTCTCAAGGAAAA tattATTTTGAGGATAGGTATGATTTGGTTAAGTTCATCAAGCTGGTACAACAAGCAGGCCTATATGTTCATCTCCGGATTGGCCCATATATTTGTGCTGAATGGAACTTTGG GGGATTTCCTGTTTGGCTGAAATACGTTCCAGGCATTTCTTTTAGAACAGATAACGGACCTTTCAAG GCGGCAATGCAAAAATTTACAGAGAAGATTGTCAGTATGATGAAGGCAGAAAAGTTGTTTGAAACTCAAGGAGGTCCTATCATTCTGTCTCAG ATAGAGAATGAATATGGGCCGGTGGAATGGGAAATCAAAGACCCTGGTAAAGCTTATACTAAATGGGCAGCACAAATGGCTGTAGGTCTTGACACCGGTGTCCCATGGATTATGTGCAAACAAGAGGACGCCCCTGACCCGGTT ATTGATACCTGCAACGGTTTCTACTGTGAAAACTTTAAGCCAAACAAGGACTATAAACCCAAAATGTGGACTGAAAACTGGACTGGTTG GTATACCGAGTTCGGTGGTCCAGTTCCTCATAGACCAGCTGAAGACTTGGCACTTTCAGTTGTGAGGTTCATTCAGAATGGTGGTTCTTTTGTTAATTATTATATG TACCATGGAGGAACTAACTTTGGCCGGACAGCTGGCGGTCCCTTCATTGCAACCAGCTACGACTATGATGCTCCTATTGATGAATATG GACTACCACGGGAACCAAAATGGGGACATTTGAGAGATCTGCATAAGGctatcaaattatgtgaatcaGCTTTAGTTTCTGTAGATCCCACAGTGACCTCACTTGGAAATAATCAAGAG GCTCATGTATTCAAGTCAAAATCTGGTGCTTGTTCTGCATTTCTTGCAAATTATGACACAAAATCCTCCGCAAAGGTGTCCTTTGGGAATGCACAATATGACCTGCCACCTTGGTCCATTAGCATTCTTCCTGACTGCAAAACTGCAGTTTACAACACTGCAAGG CTTGGTGCCCAAAGCTCACAGATAAAGATGACGCCTGTAAATAGCGCATTTCCATGGCAGTCATACAACGAAGAAACTGCCTctgctgatgatgatgatgcaacTACAATGAATGGGCTCTGGGAACAAGTAAATGTCACTAGAGATGTTACAGACTATTTGTGGTACATGACAGA TATCAATATAGATCCTGGTGAAGGGTTTCTAAAGAATGGACAGTCTCCTCTTCTCACAATATATTCAGCAGGCCATGCTTTACATGTTTTCATCAATGGTCAACTATCAG GAACTGTTTATGGGGGGCTGGAGAATCCTAAATTAACTTTTAGTGACTATATCAAGCTGGGGGCTGGCATCAACAAGATTTCTTTATTAAGTGTTGCCGTGGGTCTTCCA AATGTTGGCTTGCATTTTGAGACATGGAATGCTGGGGTTTTGGGCCCAGTCACTTTGAAGGGTCTCAATGAGGGGACAAAAGATCTGTCAAGGCAGAAATGGTCATACAAG ATAGGTATGAAGGGTGAAGCTTTAAGCCTTCATACTGTTAGTGGGAGTTCCTCTGTTGAATGGGTGGAGGGATCAGTACTGGCTAGAAAACAACCTTTGACATGGTACAAG ACTACTTTTAGTGCACCAGGAGGCAATGAACCATTAGCTTTAGATATGAACAGCATGGGAAAAGGTCAAATATGGATAAATGGTCAGAGCATCGGACGCCACTGGCCTGCATATACAGCACATGGTGGTTGTGGCGATTGTAGTTATGCCGGGACTTATAATGATAAGAAATGCCGAACTAATTGTGGAGAGGCCTCTCAAAGATG GTACCATGTTCCACGCTCATGGCTGAATCCGAGTGCGAACCTACTGGTTGTGTTTGATGAATGGGGCGGTGACCCAACTGGGATTTCTttggtaaaaagaaaaacaggaaGTGTCTGTGCTGATATCTTTGAAGGGCAGCCGACAATGAAGAACTGGGGCATGCTAACCTCTGGCAAAGTCAATAGACCAAAAGCCCATTTATGGTGCCCACCTGGGCAGAAAATCTCTCAAATTAAGTTTGCTAGCTATGGATTGCCTCAGGGAACATGTGGAAGCTTTAGAGAAGGGAGCTGTCATGCGCACAAGTCCTATGATGCTGCTGAAAAG AACTGCATTGGACAGCAATCATGTTCAGTAACTGTAGCTCCTGAAGTCTTTGGAGGGGATCCATGTCCAGGTAACACGAAGAAGCTTTCTATTGAGGCCGTCTGCAGTTAA